The genomic DNA TGTAATTGTTAGTTATGGTTATTATATTTGAAAGACCATTTCCATTTAGTGTTGATTTCCCTGTCCCGTTTTCATAGGCTCCATCAAGGATTATGTCCTTGTTAATGACTATTCCATGTCCTTCACTGATGTAGCTTGTATTATTCAAATATATTATTTGACAATCGCTGTCTATTGCATTTTGCACATCAGCAAATGTTGTCGTGTTATTTTCTGCACTAACTGCAGATATTCCAATTAATAAAACAATTATTATTAAAAACAGTTTACTTTTCATAAAAAATTCTCCCACTCTATATAAAACCAAAATCAAATTATTTAATTATAATAATATAATTTTAATATATTATATAACTATTGTTTTGTCAAGATTATGCCCATCTAAAAATACATTAAGCTAAAAATTATAATAATATCTAATAAACTATTAGTTGGTGTTTTATGAATCGAAAATTAGTTTCAATTATTCTAATTTCTATTTTTCTAATATCCGTATTGCCAACAGCATTTGCCAATGATGATGACAATAGGAGTTATACGATTGATTTAGCAGATATTATTCTTAATATTCAGGATAATGGTCTTTTAAAAGTGGATGAATCTTATACTTATACATTTCATGGAAAATATAATGGGGTTTATAGGGAAATTCCATTAAAGAAAGGACAATCTATTGATAATCTAAAGGTTAGTGCTGATGGTGCTTATACAAAAGCAGAACCACATAATGAAGATGGTTATTATAAAATAAAAGTTTATTTGTATTCTGATAAGGATTTAACCAAACCTATAAAGGACACATCTGTGGTAATTCATTATAGCTATGATTTTAAGGATGTTATTAATATTTACAATGATGTTGGAGAGATCCAGTATAAATTATGGGGTGATGGATGGGAAAACGGTGTTCAAAAGTTAGTTGCTCACATTAACTTCCCAAATGACCAAAAAATTGAATATTGGATTAATCCGTACGATGCAGATGCTGAAAGTTCATGGAGTGGTAATACTCTAACAGTTCAATCAGGTCCTCGTCATTATGACGAATATCTTGAAGTGAGAGCATTGATTCCTTTATCTGAGTTCAAAGATCCGGTTTATGCAAATAAAATCAGTCAGGACGGACATGATAAGCTAGTTAAGATAGAAGAGGATTATGTGAATGGTGCTGTTTTTAAAGATGCATTAGTTTCATATTTGCCGCTAATTTTAGCTATTACTTTAATAGTTCCTGTTGGTATCTATTTGAGGTATGGTAGGGAACCTAAAGTGATATATGATGCTCCTTATGAGCATGAGATTCCAACCGATGATTCTCCGATATTTGTTGATGCGATGTTTGGAAAAAGATCCAATGTGGGGGAAGTTAGTCAGAATGGTATTCAGGCAACCATAATGGAAATGATTGGGGATGGAATTATCAAAATAGCTAATAAGGATGATGGAAATAATGATCTTAAACTTATTTTGCCTGAAAATTATGATGATTTGCCTCAATACAAATATGATATAATAAGATTACTTTTAAGTCCATATGCTAGGAATGGTATTTTGGATTTCAATCAAATGAAATCAGATTTAAAATCAGAATATTCGGCAAAGGCTTTCAATGAAAACCTGAAGAAAATTAGAAGGGACTATGCAAACATGGAAGTCAGGCCTCTTTTAAGACAATACTTCGATTCTAAAGGTTCTAATTTGTTTAAAGTTTATGGCATTATTTTAGCTATAGTATCAATTATTGTCATGGTTTATGCGATTATCAGCAATCCTGCAATTTTAACTTTATTTATTGAAGGACTTGTTTTCCTTATTTTAGGTATTTTCATATTTCTATTGCCAAACCGTTATGCGGGGCATTGGACAGAGGCAGGTTTTACCCAATATAAAAAATGGGAAGCCTTTAGAAAATTCCTTAAGGACTTTTCATTAATAAAACAACATCCTCCAGAGTCTATTGCAATTTGGGATAAATATTTGATTTATGCAACTGCCTTAGGCGATGCAAAAGCAGTCAACAAAGCTATGAAAACCATAAAACCAGCATTTGAAAATGATGACTATTACCGCAGCGATGTCTATTATTACAGCAATGTTGGAGGTCCTCTTTTATTCGCAAGTGTTATTTCCACAAGTAATGCTTCTGCCAATAGTAACGATAATGGAGGATTTGGTGGAGCTGGAGGAGGTTCCGGTGGTGGAGGTGGAGGTGCTTTCTAATCACCTTCCTTTACCAAAAACAAACTTTCAAATAATATTCTATTTTTTTCACGAAATATTTTTATAATAGAAAAGCTTAATTATCTTTACTTAATTGGAGGAGATATTATGCTTGAAGATTTCATAAATAACCTTAAAGACAAGGCAAATGATGCTATGTCACAGCAATTAATTGACCAGGTTCTTAAAGAAGCTAAAGAAGTTGCTAAAAAGGATAATAATGGTCAATTAACTGAAGATATTGTAAATAAAGTTGCAGACAGAATGATTAATACTGGAGATTACTTAAAAAAATTGACTGATGATAGTAATCCTGAATGGTTATTAAATAAGATAGTCGATGAAAAATTCTGTGCGGCTTGTGGTGCATGTGAAATAGTTTGTCCAAACAATTTTGTTGATTTTGATGAAGGTCCTTCATTAGGCGAATACTGCAGACGTCTTGGTCATGGAATGTGTCACGAAGTCTGTCCTCGTGTATTTTCAGGAAGATATCAAATAAGTATTCGTGAAGACTTTTTTGAAGAATATTACTATGCTAAAGGTTCTGATGACGGTCAGGATGGAGGAGTAATAACTACTTTCTTAAAAGATTTGATTAATAAAGGAAAAATTGATGGAGCTATTGTGGTCGGCGATGTAAAATGGAAACCAATTTCTCTTATTATTAAGGATGCCGACGCATTGGATCATAGCGCAAAATCAAAATATGCAATTTCTCCATTGTCAGCTCTTAAAAAAGCAGGAGAAATGGGTCTTGAGAAAGTAGCTGTTGTTGGACTTCCTTGTCAAGTTGAAGGTCTTAGAAAATACCAATATTATCCATATCTTGCAAAACACAGCTCTGAGATTGGTGATGAGGGATATCCAGTCAAGCTTCCAAAAATTGAATATTTGATTGGTTTGTTCTGTACTGAAAAATTCACTTTGGATGCAATTAAAAAGGTATGTGCTGATAATGAAGTGGATATTGGTGATGTTAAAAAGTTCGATGTTACTAATGGTAAATTTATCATTGAAACTGAAGATAAGACAATTGACATTCCTGTAAAAGACATTGAAACATTCTCTGGTTGTGAAGTTTGTCGTGATTTCGCATCTGATTTGGCTGATGTTTCCATTGGTAATGTAGGTTCTCCAGATGGATATTCTACAGTTATTGTAAGAACTGAAAAAGGAAAAGATATTGCTGATGCAGTTGATTTACAGGATGGCGCAGATAAGGATGCTATTGATAAACTAGCTGAATTCAAATTAAATAGGTTCCGTAAAAACATCAACGAACGTATTGAAAATAAGGAATTCGTATCATATTACTGGAACGATTATAAAGGAGGTTCTGGTATAAGGTCTGATGGAAATTACTTTATTCGTGTAAGAGCTAAACCTAGTGGTTTCTATCAACTTGATGAAACAGAATACATTAACAAAATAGCAAAAGAGTATGATGCAAGAATCAAGCTTACAAATCGTGGAACTTATGAGCTTCATGATATTAAACCAATTGATGTAGAGGCAGTTACAGATAAACTTGATGAACATGACTTGCTTACAGGTTCTGAAGGGCCT from Methanobrevibacter sp. includes the following:
- a CDS encoding DUF2207 domain-containing protein; protein product: MNRKLVSIILISIFLISVLPTAFANDDDNRSYTIDLADIILNIQDNGLLKVDESYTYTFHGKYNGVYREIPLKKGQSIDNLKVSADGAYTKAEPHNEDGYYKIKVYLYSDKDLTKPIKDTSVVIHYSYDFKDVINIYNDVGEIQYKLWGDGWENGVQKLVAHINFPNDQKIEYWINPYDADAESSWSGNTLTVQSGPRHYDEYLEVRALIPLSEFKDPVYANKISQDGHDKLVKIEEDYVNGAVFKDALVSYLPLILAITLIVPVGIYLRYGREPKVIYDAPYEHEIPTDDSPIFVDAMFGKRSNVGEVSQNGIQATIMEMIGDGIIKIANKDDGNNDLKLILPENYDDLPQYKYDIIRLLLSPYARNGILDFNQMKSDLKSEYSAKAFNENLKKIRRDYANMEVRPLLRQYFDSKGSNLFKVYGIILAIVSIIVMVYAIISNPAILTLFIEGLVFLILGIFIFLLPNRYAGHWTEAGFTQYKKWEAFRKFLKDFSLIKQHPPESIAIWDKYLIYATALGDAKAVNKAMKTIKPAFENDDYYRSDVYYYSNVGGPLLFASVISTSNASANSNDNGGFGGAGGGSGGGGGGAF
- a CDS encoding Coenzyme F420 hydrogenase/dehydrogenase, beta subunit C-terminal domain; the protein is MLEDFINNLKDKANDAMSQQLIDQVLKEAKEVAKKDNNGQLTEDIVNKVADRMINTGDYLKKLTDDSNPEWLLNKIVDEKFCAACGACEIVCPNNFVDFDEGPSLGEYCRRLGHGMCHEVCPRVFSGRYQISIREDFFEEYYYAKGSDDGQDGGVITTFLKDLINKGKIDGAIVVGDVKWKPISLIIKDADALDHSAKSKYAISPLSALKKAGEMGLEKVAVVGLPCQVEGLRKYQYYPYLAKHSSEIGDEGYPVKLPKIEYLIGLFCTEKFTLDAIKKVCADNEVDIGDVKKFDVTNGKFIIETEDKTIDIPVKDIETFSGCEVCRDFASDLADVSIGNVGSPDGYSTVIVRTEKGKDIADAVDLQDGADKDAIDKLAEFKLNRFRKNINERIENKEFVSYYWNDYKGGSGIRSDGNYFIRVRAKPSGFYQLDETEYINKIAKEYDARIKLTNRGTYELHDIKPIDVEAVTDKLDEHDLLTGSEGPLVRATLACPGQFNCHLGLIPTTALCYELEEKFSEMPANYKFKIAINGCPNKCSRPQVHDFGIAGITYPKVDAEKCNGCGRCEDVCKVNAPSIRGEMSYTNYTICYGCGKCIKACPHDARETKFHGYEIYVGGKTGREVVEGVRLELETTDEIVDLISKVIKTYNRLAIKPQKERLAATMKRIGQAQFMEEVKKLD